The Pithys albifrons albifrons isolate INPA30051 chromosome 1, PitAlb_v1, whole genome shotgun sequence genome contains the following window.
ACTGTCCATAGGCTTCCAAGGATATGCCGCCTCCTAGCTAAGCTCCTCCTTGTGAGGCACTTCCTTTTTGGTCACCCTTAGtactgctgaaaaaaatcagcagctgGGAAGTAACATCTAGTTTCATCCAGTGCCATCTTCAGCGCAGAGCTGAGAGAGAGCAGCAAGCACAGCCTCAACACAGTCTGAGGTCCTTCACTGTACagagagggagctgctctgctccacattTAATGAGCGGTCAATTATCAGTCctcacaggcagagcagggatgaaTTACTGAGCCCACCTGGAAACAGTGTCTCACTAGGGGGACAGGCAGTTGCTCCAGCAACCACTGCAATAGACACTGATGGAAAAAATAGTCAGATCAGCACAGGCCCAAAGAAGATGACCTGTTATGTGACAAGCCAGATGCAGGTTGAACCTCTGCCATGCCTACTGGGACAATGGTGAACCCTCAAGGAAAAGCCCACAAAAACCACACTACCCTATCTGCAAACCAGCTATCTCTGTACACTCCTTGGCCCTAGCTGCTTCTGAAGAAGATCCAGGACACACCcttgctttttcagtttttcctttattgTTCAGTACGGGACACAGGTGAGGTAAGACAGCTCACAAGGGGGTAAGCTGACAGGCTCCTTGCTTGATGGAGCTGAAGGATGCAACAGACTGTGTGGTTCCTTCCCCCAGCACCTGTGGTCCCCTCTCACTGCAGtactgcaggaaaagggggagaTACTGGCCAGGTGGGCTGTGGGCTCTTAACAGGTCAACAGGCAACTGAGGATTCTGTCAATTCAGAGAGGAGGCTGTCAGGACTTGGCTGAGACAGGCTCCCACTAACAGGACTTCAACATGGTGGGGGTGGTTAGCAGAACAACTAGAACAATGACCGTGAAGGGGGAAAGCCTCAGAGGAGGCCTCCGTACTGAGACATGTGCAATGAAAGGTCCCTTCTTGATTCCATTTCTCAACCACAAGGGACTGCTCCTCACAGGTGCTTCAGTGTTTGGCATTGATAATATCCACAAACTCTGGCTTGAGAGAAGCTCCACCAACAAGGAAGCCATCCACATCATGCTGAGAGGCCAGCTCCTTACAGTTGCTGCCAGTGACAGAACCTAAAGAGGGAGCAGCATTTTAAGGTCAGACATGGCCAGTCCCAGGAAAATGGGGGATAGGACAGAGGCAAGACCTGAAAGGTACCAGCAACCTCCTGCAGACAGCAAGACTGTCTCTTACTTATCCAAGTAAGCTGTCCAAACAAGCTAGTAGTTGGTTCTTAATGCTCTGACAGTCTTGAGCAGGATGTACAACTGCAGCAACAGGCAGAGAAACAAAGCACTTTCCTGCCCTGGAAAGTGGCTTCAGACTCACCTCCATAGATAATCCTAGTTGACTGAGCAACAGCATCAGACACGTGACTTTTCAGCCACCCCCGCAGTTTCTCGTGAACTTCCTGAGCCTACAATAGAACACAAGAGTCCCATTGAGGGCTGAGCCATTCTGCACAGAATTCCCTTCCAAAGAGAAGGGAACCTTTAGATACTTTCTAGATCTTTAAGTCTAAGATTGCCTAAGTCCCTAAGAATCCCCAGGAAGGTTTCTTGTGTGGGAAGGGTCATTGGCAATTTAGTtggccaccttttccctgctcaTACCTGTTGGGGAGTTGCAGTTTTACCAGTTCCAATAGCCCAAACTGGCTCATAGGCAAGAACCACTTTACTCCAGTCCTTGACGTTATCTAGAGAGGAGGGAGACGGTATAGATAAGCACAGTAGCCCCATGctgaaagagcagagctggaaaagtgataaaaagaacaccctttcttcttctcctcttACCAGCAATAGCCTTGGTCTGTTCAAAAACCACCTTCTCTGTTATGCCAGCTTCTCTCTCATCCAGCTTCTCCCCAATGCAGGCAATGACTCCAAGGCCCTCAGCCAGAGCATGAGCCACCTTCTGCCCAATCAACTgggaatggaaaagaaacaaggcAACCAATAAACCAGACTACTCTTGTAGTCCTGTTTTACCTGCTCACTCTTCCAGTCTTTGTAGGCCCATCTTAGCTGGACCATCTTGCCATTCCATGAGGCCACTCACCTCATCAGACTCTCCAAAAACATGTCTTCGCTCCGAGTGGCCCAGTATCACCCATGCAGCTCCAATATCTTTGATCATCGCTGGGCTGGAAAGAAAGGAGACGACTCACACCTCTGGAGAAAATTCAGGTCCCAGGGGCATCCTGACTTCACTTTCTCTGGGGCTCACCTGATCTCTCCTGTGAAAGCACCCTTTGGTACCTTGTAACAGTTCTGTGCTGCGACTCCAATCTTTGCATCAAGCTTCTGACGGGCAAAGTCAAGGTAGATGGCAGGGGCTCCACAAACCACCTCTGGAAGGCAAAGCACACGGTCACCCTTGAGACTGGCAAAGGGCAGAAACTGTACCCAGCCACTGACCCCAAGAGGTCAGCCCTCTCTCCCGGGAAGGCTCGGCCCGCCTCTCCTCGCTGACATTTTGGGGAGCCCTGTGCCACAGGACTATCCCTGCTATCCGATGACTCAACAGAGGGGAGGAAAGCCCTTTTCAGCGAGCTGACAAGCGACACCAGGCTGCTGGCCAGGTCACAGGGGTCCCTTGGAAAGAGCCCAACTAAGACACCGGTCGATAATCCCACCCTACAGCCCGGGCCtggtctggctgagctggggaaGAGCCACACCGTGTTCCCCCCGGGGCTGTAAGCGAGCCCGGCGGCGAGGCAGCAGCGCGGCCCGGCTGCGGGGCGGTACTCGGCCGTgcccgggcccggcggggcgggggctcCCGGGAGGCCCGCGGGAGCCGGGGGTGCAGCCGGGGGACCCGGGGTCGGGCCGCACGTGTCCGCCGGGCCCGCGGGAGCCCGGATCCGGTTTCGCGGATATATTTAGCACCTCTGCCGCCGGGTTATATTTAGACCCCCGCCGCCCTCTGACATTTGCCGCTCCCCTGTGCGGGCCCGGCCCggtcccggccccggccccgccgggccgTGCGGGACGTGCGCTACGTGCGAGCCGCGCCCTCACCGGTGTCGGCGGAGAGCTTGGCGCCGTTCAGCGTGTGGATGAGCTCGCCCAGGCTCTTCTTATCACCGTTCATCTTCCAGTTGCCCCCCACGAAGAACTTCCTGGGCGCCATGGCGGGAGGGAAGGAGCGAGCGGGGCCGGTACCGGAGGAGATGCGAAGGTcaagcggcggcggcggcgcttgTGGACCCCGCGCCGGCTTTTATAGCCTGGCCGCTCCCGAAGCCCCGCCCcccgcgcggccccgccccccgcgcgGCGGGGACAGACAGAAACCAGGGCGGTTTTCGACTTTTATTTTGTCCCTCGTGTATTTTGGCATGTAAAGGGCACACAAGGGGAAGCGCTGCTCGTGGCCCATCTTGCTGCCCGCCCTGTGCCCCCGCccggcagggcaggcaggaggaacCCCCCCATACACAAGCCACACGTACACACAAgccccttcctttccttccagaCAGCAAGGAGGTGGCACCATCCCACAAAGCAGCGAAGCACTATGGCTGTGTGTCATGGGAGTGGGGACAGTGAGGACATTTCCTAGAGAAAGAGATATTCCCACCCCCCCGGGCCCCCTTCGCTCATGTCCATGGGGCTCCAGCCCCTAGTCGATTAGTCAGTGAACTTGTCTCCTCCTGTGTCTCCACAGAGAGGCTGTGAAGGGACAACTGGGGaaagaggagcagggaaggaccCTGCTCCCATCCTCACTGCCCTCACCCCTTTCCCGCCCCACACCTTCAGCCCACTCCCCCCACCACACACAGCAAGAGGATGTTCTAGCTGGGAATCCGCTGATAGAAGTAGATGTAACCCAGGTCCTTGGGAGGCTTCTCAGAAGCACAGACTTTCTGGTCGTTGTAGATCACCCACCTGCAACAGGCACAAGAGGAGCTCAGGGATGCCATTGCATGGTTCAAACAAAACTCCACTGAGTCCCCTCACCTGCCCTCATCCCCAATCCCCACAAGACCCCTGAAGAAACGCGGGAGGATGGGGATTTAAAGCAGTACCTCAGAGTCCCCTTATGCTGTGGAAATCCCTCTCACCTGCCATCTTTCTTGATGTGACAAACATAGTGTCCACACATAGTTGAAGTGCCCATGTGGCTGATGAAGGCAAACAGCTGGTATTCTTggaaggaggagagaagagaagaacgtcagggaaagaggaaaggcaTCTTACTCCAAAACACCCTGTGCAAAGCTCTCTCTAGAGCAGAATCCCTGAAGAAAGTGCTCCTGGGTAATAATTTAGGACTAGATCCTCATCAAGCCCCTGTAAGTGGGCTTAAGGCCAAACATGCAGGAAAATGAGAGACGGTAACTTCCATttagccttctcttttccaactTTTTATTTAGCCCATGGGTGCTGGATGGGTGAGGCAGGGATTCCCCGTCCCTATGGCAcccagcagcccagcagcactggcaccaaTGCTGCACACAGACTGGAACCAGTTTGGTCTGAAGGGCAAAAAAGCCTCCTGGAATGattggaaaaaaaccagcacagcccttcctgTCTTTCCCTTGATGGCacttcctctgcctttctcttaCTGGCTTCCAGGTAATTCCCACTCAGCCTGAAGGGTCTGGACTACATTGCcattcctcctcttttcctctctgcttccaCCAGCTCTGTGACAGTTGCTGCTGCTAACATCTGTAGTACTGCATGGATCAGAGACAGTCACACGTTGAGTTTGGACCCCAAAATCCACATTCCTACAGCATGGAACTCACTTCCAGGCCCATCGCGCACTTTAGGACCCACAGGGACGGATTCAGAGATGGATTCAGCTGCTGAACGGCCCTCTGAGATATCCATAGCAGCTTCTGCATCAAGGTCATCAATGTGACTAAAGATCCAATCCACAGCACGTTCCAGACTGTTGTtctggaaggaagaagagaagacagTGAACTGGCAAATCCCTGTTGCTGAGACTATCCCTGTGCTCTGATGTCACCTATGCCTCTCACCGTGGCTCTAAGTGCTTTCATAGCCTGGTCCCGAGAGAAGCCCATGGAGACAATGGTGGCCACACTGTCTTCTGAAGGAGGGTCTGGGCAGGCAATAGTTGACCCTGGTCCACTGGATCCAGGGAGAACTAATGGGTTAGCAAAGTCTGCGGGAGGAAACAGAACACAGCTCAGAACGGTTAGATCTCTCCAAGAGGGATACAGTCCAAGTCCAAACTACTTCAATTTTCCATTGTGGCAGTGGGACAGGAAGTACCATGGCCCAGATGCAGTAAGCTCCACCATGGTCATGTGGCCTCATACCTGGATCATCCATATGTGACATGACCCAGTTCATGGCCGCCTCCACCCCACTGTTCCCTGTGTAATACACGGCTTTGCGGCAGGCATCCATGGGAAAGCCCATCTCCACCAGCTGGATAATCACTGACTCATCCAACATGGGTGCTGTGGGAAGACAGAGATTAGAGCCACCCactcccacccatccctgcctgctccgTTTTGTGTAGTGTCACACTGCCTCCAAAGCCACCACTTCCTGGCTTTATTTCACACCAAGCTCTGTCTCTCTGCTTGTCTCATCCTTTACCACCTTTCTTCTTCAGAAATGCCATCTCACACACAGGCATCCcgaaagaacaaaagaattgAACTCATGAACTTGGGAGCACTGATTCCTCCCTAGGCTCCAAACCTGACCTCCCACTGCGgcttgtgaaaataaaataattctatcAGTTAAATCTTGTATaaaccccagctctgcctcctctaAATGCACCAGACATGCTACCCCTCCATCTTGCACACAACAGGAACCAACAAACTCCCTTGCATAACACCCTTGCATAACAGGCATGCAAGGGAGCCAGCCAGCAATCACTGACAGAGAGACAGGGAAAGTCTGAGCAAGTGGGAAACTGCTAGCAGGGGAGACAAGACAAGGAGAGCAAGGAAATGAGTCAGGCATcaggaagagaggaggagaaTCACTAACATGTCGGAGAGGAGAAGTGAGGGGAGCAGAAGGAGTCGTCGTCCTCGTTGCCATAGAACCCCAGGCTACCTTTGGGCTCGTCTGGTGTCACCAGTGGGGGTGCGATGTCTGGCATTTCTTCTTCTCCATCTTGCAGCCCTGTCCCCTGCAGCGCAGAGATATCCAGCTCCTCTGGCATTTCAATGGAAACATCTGCAAGACACAGTCTTGCTCAGCCTCTCCATAGGGGCAGAAACAAAGAATTCAGTTGGGAGATCTTGAAAGGTAAGTCCTTGGGGATGCCTAAACCAACTTTTGGGGTAGTTCCTTTCTTCTTTGCAGTGACGACCACAATATCCATATGTGACTCCCAATACCTATATGTTCTGTACTTCTCATCCTTCTTACCAAGCTTTTTGGGCACCCAGTCCAGACCGAACGTGAACTTCTTGATCTGGATGACCAGATAATCCGGGAAAGAGGCGAACCGTGTTGTTCTGAAAGAGACATGTAATACTTTTCAATACTTTGTCAGCAATGATTGAGGGCCCCTAGTTGATTTAAGGAGCATATTCTAAGCCAGGGGTACACCTGTTTGTGCAGCATTCCTGTGCTAAGCTTAAAGCTCCGCAAAGAACCATTTCTAAAGAAGGCCTGACAAGATGAGACAGAATGCAACATTTACAAAATCTTGGGGGATGAGGACAAATAGTATATGTCCTCTGCCTTCCAGTCCTGTATTTTACAAGCCTCCTCAGATTTTGGTGTTTAATTAGAAGTCTAATTCATAAAGAATGTAGAGGAAATAATATAGGTTATTGGACCAACAGATAGAGCTCAAGGGACTGACAAGCTTTCAAGCACAAGAGCATTTTTTTGGATACAAAGCAGAAGTGAATTTTAAGTTAACTGAATTTGAGTGAATCTACAAATTTTGGAATCTGTGAAACAGAGGAACACTCAGTAGCATCACAGGAGAAAGCTGCTTACATTTGTTATCTTCTCACTACCTTTTCACTCTTGCATGTGCTAAAGGCAGTGAGAAGaacaaaagctgtttttcaaacTTTGCTACTAGACCTTAAATTGGCATTCTTTAGAAGAACTCTTACATCTGTTATACTCGGTGTTTTGCTCAAATCTTAACAGCTAAAAACTTGGTTAAAGAAATCTTAGAGACCATGCAAAACCAGTGTTACCGTACTGTCAGTACTGACTCTAAAGCTAAACTTTACATTTACAGAAGTTACTAGTTTTCTGGAATACCACTCTATTTCATAGCCTGTCAGCAACTGAAACCTGATTTCACTAGCACTGCTGTTCTGCTCAGCTGAGGGCAACCATTCCAGCGATGACAAAGTGGTTCCCTCTCTGCTTCAACCTTCTATGGGTGCAGGGTGTGGAGGACTACAAAGCTTTGGTAATGCTTCTTCCACAAACCACGACAAGAAGTCCCTAAAGATGCAGCTATAGCCAGTTTGCCACAGCCTGGCTGACAAACACTCACTTGAGAGCCACAGACTTGGCCTGCAAGGCTGTGCTCCAGAAatcatccacctgctctggagCTCCATAGGCCTCTAGGCAGGAGCTGAAAGGCACCTTGGCTCGCACCAGCTCAGGCAGtggctgcttctcctcctccgCCTGCCTCTTCTTCTCCTCATATTCCAGTAGTTCATctagaaaataa
Protein-coding sequences here:
- the TPI1 gene encoding triosephosphate isomerase, yielding MAPRKFFVGGNWKMNGDKKSLGELIHTLNGAKLSADTEVVCGAPAIYLDFARQKLDAKIGVAAQNCYKVPKGAFTGEISPAMIKDIGAAWVILGHSERRHVFGESDELIGQKVAHALAEGLGVIACIGEKLDEREAGITEKVVFEQTKAIADNVKDWSKVVLAYEPVWAIGTGKTATPQQAQEVHEKLRGWLKSHVSDAVAQSTRIIYGGSVTGSNCKELASQHDVDGFLVGGASLKPEFVDIINAKH